A window of the Cystobacter fuscus genome harbors these coding sequences:
- a CDS encoding YihY/virulence factor BrkB family protein has protein sequence MVWPGKGMSWKEFFTELKNEYLNDNVSNVAGAVTFAALLAIFPFLLFLVALAGFIIDPAQAQLLIQELGKVAPAAVTEILGQRINDLASSNSVGLLTVGGLGAVWAASGGVVALMDALNTVYDVKESRPFWKTRGIAILVTLCGALLSILASAAMVATPAVAHWLGEPLGTLVMWLRLPFAGLVMMLVWAIIYYVLPDVEQDFKFITPGSVVGVVLWLLASFGFSVYVRNFSSYDVSYGALGGVIVLLMWMWISSQVILLGAEINALIEHKSPEGKAPGAKRLDEPGPNVTKGELRRAEQEEIAMLLQQPPPPPPVPPRMSPLRAALTWATGFGMGLFLMRRYER, from the coding sequence ATGGTCTGGCCTGGCAAGGGGATGAGCTGGAAGGAGTTCTTCACCGAGCTGAAGAACGAGTACCTCAACGACAACGTCAGCAACGTGGCGGGCGCGGTGACGTTCGCCGCCCTGCTCGCCATCTTTCCCTTCCTCCTGTTCCTCGTGGCCCTGGCGGGCTTCATCATCGATCCCGCCCAGGCCCAGCTGCTCATCCAGGAACTGGGCAAGGTGGCCCCCGCGGCCGTGACGGAGATCCTGGGCCAGCGGATCAATGATCTGGCGTCGAGCAACAGCGTGGGGCTCTTGACGGTGGGTGGCCTCGGCGCGGTGTGGGCCGCCTCGGGTGGCGTGGTGGCGCTGATGGACGCGCTCAACACCGTCTACGACGTGAAGGAGAGCCGGCCCTTCTGGAAGACGCGCGGCATCGCCATCCTGGTGACGCTGTGCGGCGCACTGCTCTCCATCCTCGCCTCGGCGGCCATGGTGGCCACGCCCGCGGTGGCGCACTGGCTGGGCGAGCCGCTCGGCACCCTGGTGATGTGGCTGCGCCTGCCCTTCGCCGGCCTGGTGATGATGCTGGTGTGGGCGATCATCTACTACGTGCTGCCGGACGTGGAGCAGGACTTCAAGTTCATCACCCCCGGCTCGGTGGTGGGCGTCGTGCTCTGGCTGCTCGCGTCCTTCGGCTTCTCCGTCTACGTGCGCAACTTCAGCAGCTATGACGTGAGCTATGGCGCGCTCGGTGGCGTCATCGTGCTGCTCATGTGGATGTGGATCTCCTCCCAGGTCATCCTCCTGGGCGCGGAGATCAACGCGCTCATCGAGCACAAGTCGCCCGAGGGCAAGGCTCCCGGCGCCAAGCGACTGGACGAGCCGGGCCCCAATGTCACCAAGGGCGAGCTGCGCCGGGCGGAACAGGAGGAGATCGCCATGCTCCTTCAGCAGCCTCCGCCCCCGCCGCCCGTGCCTCCGCGCATGTCGCCGCTGAGGGCGGCGCTCACCTGGGCCACGGGCTTCGGCATGGGGCTGTTCCTGATGCGCCGCTACGAGCGCTGA
- a CDS encoding glycosyltransferase family 2 protein produces MNKHPRSQGNNVLPELAVVHAQASGEVPHAPLGVDSTAEFAERVGAQFILVEELKQKGAQYQELASAEQLLIEMMHDLRRRAPKGRPSFQEVPLELGVHADIIGKLLRDPGTHRMHRLARPFQIELLRPQQEFNTRLFAVLQDAHNQLAVSRYGNVAMWIRQTLEPLAEPGAWQPQSHRLGLAAWAVRMAKRSGLELLRSNLEPIFARMRQWNLQVIDILCAAHEGPLITRAQAEQMMARLAQVADPLPPGLTLPEPLHAALLLQREFTRHTHHALERELALAPALSAEEYRQWCATREPLRISEATRQARLLARPPTFSVVVGASPVEDARHWRECVASVLAQTHDAWELCVAGPESLLTELRRQLPVEQARDSRVRFLPSAPRTGMAGALNTALSASRGQAVAFLDAADRLAPHALTELALSMRDNPTTQLFYTDEDRLDDMGQRHRPFFKPGWSCDMHRESNYASRLLVARRELCEELDGVRDGVEGAELLDFILRAAEKQVPITHVSEVLYHRRERPRAFQVVSAGAHAALSQHLSRCGEDAEVWTTPGDMLRVRHRVQGTPRVSVIVPFKDKPELLAQLWNSFREKTARWDNWQLILVSNNSANPRTFQFLDTLEDPRILKLTWNHPFNYSAINNFAARHADGELLLFLNNDIEMVDEGWMEELIAQAQRPDVGLVGPLLLFPNGLVQHAGVVLGPSGFAAHPFWRYRPDEQWTAFGRIDHTRDYLAVTSACVMVRREVFEAVGGYDERFRVSGSDVELGLRIIKRGLRCVYTPHTRLIHHESATRRLDAIPDRDAWLSYAAFRPWARQGDPFYNPHLTLSAMNCGLRTDERTVDALAVQMLAWELPATLGMVGPG; encoded by the coding sequence ATGAACAAGCATCCGCGTTCCCAGGGCAACAACGTGCTCCCTGAACTCGCCGTCGTCCATGCCCAGGCTTCCGGAGAAGTGCCGCATGCCCCTCTGGGTGTTGACTCCACGGCCGAGTTCGCCGAGCGCGTGGGAGCGCAGTTCATCCTCGTCGAGGAACTGAAGCAGAAGGGCGCCCAATACCAGGAGCTCGCATCCGCCGAGCAACTGCTCATCGAGATGATGCACGACCTGCGTCGGCGTGCGCCCAAGGGTCGCCCCTCCTTCCAGGAGGTACCTCTCGAGCTCGGAGTCCACGCGGACATCATTGGCAAGCTGCTGCGCGACCCGGGCACCCACCGGATGCATCGTCTGGCGCGCCCCTTCCAGATCGAACTCCTCCGACCCCAGCAGGAGTTCAACACGCGCTTGTTCGCCGTGCTTCAGGATGCCCACAACCAGCTCGCCGTTTCCCGCTACGGCAACGTCGCGATGTGGATCCGCCAGACGCTGGAGCCCCTCGCCGAGCCGGGCGCATGGCAGCCCCAATCCCACCGTTTGGGCCTGGCGGCCTGGGCCGTGCGGATGGCCAAGCGGTCGGGGCTGGAGCTGCTCCGAAGCAACCTGGAGCCAATCTTCGCCCGGATGCGCCAGTGGAACCTGCAGGTCATCGACATCCTCTGCGCGGCCCACGAAGGCCCACTGATCACACGCGCGCAAGCGGAGCAGATGATGGCGCGACTGGCGCAGGTGGCCGATCCCCTCCCTCCAGGCCTGACGCTGCCCGAGCCGCTACACGCGGCGCTCCTGCTCCAACGGGAATTCACGCGGCACACCCACCATGCGCTGGAGCGTGAGCTCGCGCTCGCCCCGGCGCTGAGCGCCGAGGAGTACCGCCAGTGGTGCGCTACCCGCGAACCGCTGCGAATCTCCGAGGCCACGCGCCAGGCGCGCCTGCTGGCCCGCCCCCCGACCTTCTCCGTGGTGGTCGGTGCCAGCCCGGTGGAGGACGCCAGGCACTGGCGCGAGTGCGTGGCCTCGGTGCTGGCACAGACCCACGATGCGTGGGAGCTGTGCGTGGCGGGTCCGGAGTCCCTGTTGACCGAGCTGCGTCGGCAGCTCCCCGTGGAGCAGGCACGCGACTCCCGGGTGCGCTTCCTGCCCAGCGCCCCCCGCACGGGCATGGCCGGAGCCCTCAACACGGCCCTCTCGGCCTCCCGAGGACAGGCCGTGGCGTTCCTCGATGCCGCGGATCGGCTCGCGCCCCACGCCCTGACGGAGCTGGCGCTTTCCATGCGCGACAACCCGACGACCCAGCTGTTCTACACGGACGAGGATCGGCTCGACGACATGGGCCAGCGACACCGGCCCTTCTTCAAGCCCGGGTGGAGCTGCGACATGCATCGCGAGAGCAACTACGCCTCGCGGCTGCTGGTGGCGCGCAGGGAACTCTGTGAAGAGCTGGATGGCGTGCGTGACGGTGTCGAGGGGGCCGAGTTGTTGGACTTCATCCTGCGCGCAGCCGAGAAGCAGGTCCCCATCACCCACGTGTCCGAGGTCCTCTACCACCGACGGGAGCGACCGCGGGCCTTCCAGGTGGTGAGCGCCGGAGCCCATGCGGCGCTCTCCCAGCACCTGTCGCGCTGCGGTGAGGACGCCGAGGTGTGGACGACACCCGGCGACATGCTGCGCGTACGACACCGGGTGCAGGGCACCCCACGCGTCTCCGTCATCGTCCCCTTCAAGGACAAGCCGGAGCTGCTCGCGCAGTTGTGGAACAGCTTCCGCGAAAAGACGGCGCGCTGGGACAACTGGCAGCTCATCCTCGTCTCCAACAACTCGGCGAACCCGCGCACGTTCCAGTTCCTGGACACGCTGGAGGATCCCCGCATCCTCAAGCTCACCTGGAACCATCCCTTCAACTACTCCGCCATCAACAACTTCGCCGCCCGCCACGCGGATGGCGAGCTGCTGCTCTTCCTCAACAACGACATCGAGATGGTGGACGAGGGGTGGATGGAGGAGCTCATCGCCCAGGCCCAGCGGCCAGACGTGGGCCTGGTGGGGCCACTGCTGCTCTTCCCCAACGGGCTGGTGCAGCACGCGGGCGTGGTGCTCGGCCCGAGCGGCTTCGCCGCGCACCCCTTCTGGCGCTACCGCCCCGACGAGCAGTGGACGGCCTTCGGGCGCATCGATCACACGCGGGACTACCTGGCCGTCACCAGCGCGTGCGTCATGGTGCGCCGGGAGGTCTTCGAGGCGGTGGGCGGCTATGACGAGCGCTTCCGGGTGTCCGGCAGCGACGTGGAGCTGGGGCTGCGCATCATCAAGCGGGGACTGCGGTGCGTCTACACGCCCCACACCCGGCTGATCCACCACGAGTCGGCCACGCGCCGACTCGATGCCATCCCGGACCGGGATGCCTGGTTGTCCTACGCGGCCTTTCGTCCCTGGGCCCGGCAGGGAGACCCCTTCTACAATCCCCACCTCACCCTGAGCGCGATGAACTGCGGCCTGCGCACCGACGAGCGCACCGTGGATGCCCTGGCGGTGCAGATGCTCGCCTGGGAGCTACCCGCGACGCTGGGCATGGTGGG